One part of the Desulfotignum phosphitoxidans DSM 13687 genome encodes these proteins:
- a CDS encoding (Fe-S)-binding protein — MAEAIKIDTLDVELKEAVLDKVPDANFDLCLTCGTCTGGCPASEQFGMDPRKLIRMLNFGMDEEILKSDWKWVCSMCGRCQLACPMNINIPKLIYNIRARMVREKRPKGILGSCDQHIRTGSAMGAAKEDFEFTVLDVAEEIREDHPGFEDLEVTVDRVGAQMVLNQNSREPVTEPEEMGPLWKILHLVGADWTYPSVMWAGENYCMFLADDEGWRYIIEEFVLHVDNNLKSPLVVNTEUGHSYFAILEGLRKYKIPHKFELITIIELYARWIKQGKLKVNSDWNKDIGAKFTVQDPCNIARKSGSNKIVDDLRFVVKAVVGEENFIDTVPSRMNNFCCGGGGGALQAGFPDQRRAYGKIKFNQIMATGADYVIAPCHNCHGQIEDIGHHYGGRYHVVHLWTIICLALGVLADTERAYLGPDLADVGL; from the coding sequence ATGGCAGAGGCAATCAAGATAGACACCCTTGATGTCGAACTCAAGGAAGCGGTACTGGACAAGGTACCGGATGCAAACTTTGATCTGTGCCTGACCTGCGGCACCTGCACCGGCGGATGTCCCGCGTCCGAGCAGTTCGGCATGGATCCCAGGAAACTGATCCGGATGCTTAATTTCGGCATGGACGAAGAGATCCTCAAATCCGACTGGAAGTGGGTATGCTCCATGTGCGGCCGGTGCCAGCTGGCCTGCCCCATGAACATCAATATCCCCAAACTCATTTACAACATCCGGGCCAGGATGGTCCGGGAAAAAAGGCCCAAAGGCATTTTGGGCTCCTGCGACCAGCATATCCGCACCGGATCGGCCATGGGTGCGGCCAAAGAGGATTTTGAATTCACGGTCCTGGATGTGGCCGAAGAGATCAGAGAGGACCATCCCGGGTTCGAGGACCTGGAGGTCACTGTGGACCGGGTGGGCGCGCAGATGGTGCTCAACCAGAACTCCCGGGAACCGGTCACCGAACCCGAGGAGATGGGACCCTTGTGGAAGATCCTGCACCTGGTGGGGGCGGACTGGACCTACCCTTCGGTGATGTGGGCCGGCGAAAATTACTGCATGTTTCTGGCGGACGATGAAGGGTGGCGGTATATCATCGAGGAGTTTGTCCTGCATGTGGACAACAACCTCAAAAGTCCTCTGGTGGTCAATACTGAGTGAGGCCACTCCTATTTTGCAATCCTGGAGGGATTGCGCAAATACAAGATTCCCCACAAGTTTGAACTCATCACCATCATCGAGTTGTACGCCCGGTGGATCAAACAAGGTAAACTCAAGGTCAATTCAGACTGGAACAAAGATATCGGTGCGAAATTCACGGTCCAGGATCCCTGCAACATCGCCCGGAAAAGCGGGTCCAACAAAATCGTAGACGATCTGCGGTTTGTGGTGAAAGCCGTGGTGGGCGAAGAGAATTTCATCGATACCGTGCCCAGCCGCATGAACAATTTCTGCTGCGGCGGCGGGGGCGGGGCCCTGCAGGCCGGGTTCCCGGACCAGCGCCGGGCTTACGGCAAAATCAAGTTCAACCAGATCATGGCCACAGGGGCCGATTACGTCATCGCCCCCTGCCACAACTGTCACGGCCAGATCGAGGATATCGGCCACCACTACGGCGGCAGGTATCACGTGGTCCATTTGTGGACCATCATCTGCCTGGCGTTAGGGGTTCTGGCGGATACTGAACGCGCCTATCTCGGCCCGGACCTGGCCGACGTGGGACTTTGA
- a CDS encoding methylenetetrahydrofolate reductase: MNLKESLEKKRFVVTSEVQAPLGDDEPEALVKSLSRVRGRVDGVSVSDVELEGVVGDSIQTCDLLLKNRFNAIYQTTTRDKNRYQLQKDLTSAHEVGVDNLLVFTEDYRISGDSLQESMFFHVDSGKLASVLDHLRQGVTIEGNDLGKNFEFTLGSGVETPWGKQMPKRGMEELEDMLNVGTGYFLTTPIFDVDQFEKFMKQVAPFRVPVIAEVMILRTAGMGKFLNRHFKSGLVPEWVIQKLLNAPDRTKASIELFADTVKSLKDICQGVHIVTIGGEDKLARYLNAAKLR; this comes from the coding sequence ATGAATTTAAAAGAATCTTTGGAAAAAAAGAGATTTGTTGTGACCTCTGAAGTTCAGGCCCCCCTTGGCGATGACGAACCTGAAGCACTGGTAAAAAGCCTGAGCAGGGTCCGGGGCAGGGTGGACGGCGTGTCCGTGTCTGATGTGGAACTTGAAGGCGTGGTGGGGGACAGCATTCAGACCTGTGACCTGTTGCTGAAAAACCGGTTCAATGCCATTTACCAGACCACCACCAGAGACAAGAACCGGTATCAGCTCCAGAAGGACCTGACTTCGGCCCATGAGGTGGGGGTGGATAACCTGCTGGTGTTCACCGAGGACTACCGGATTTCCGGCGACAGTCTCCAGGAATCCATGTTTTTTCATGTGGATTCCGGCAAGCTGGCATCGGTTTTAGACCACCTGCGCCAGGGGGTCACCATCGAAGGCAATGACTTAGGCAAAAATTTTGAATTTACCTTAGGTTCCGGTGTGGAAACCCCCTGGGGAAAGCAAATGCCCAAGCGGGGCATGGAGGAACTGGAGGACATGCTCAATGTGGGGACCGGCTATTTTTTGACCACTCCGATTTTTGACGTGGACCAGTTTGAAAAGTTCATGAAACAGGTGGCCCCGTTCCGGGTCCCGGTGATCGCTGAGGTGATGATTCTGCGCACGGCCGGCATGGGCAAGTTTCTGAACCGCCACTTCAAGTCCGGCCTGGTGCCGGAATGGGTGATCCAGAAGCTGCTCAACGCACCGGACAGGACAAAGGCCAGCATCGAGCTGTTTGCAGATACCGTCAAAAGCCTCAAGGATATCTGCCAGGGCGTGCATATCGTAACCATCGGCGGTGAGGACAAACTGGCCCGGTACCTGAACGCAGCCAAACTCAGGTGA
- a CDS encoding FAD-dependent oxidoreductase: MTEMEKGSVMVVGAGIAGIQASLDLADSGHLVYLVDNNTAIGGTMAQLDKTFPTNDCSMCIISPKLVEAGRHLNVELLTSSDIESVDGEAGNFTVTLTQHPRYIDLEKCTACGECGKVCPVTLPNRFDENLGERKAAFKLYPQAMPSAWAIEKADKAPCRLTCPAGLNVQGYVQMVKQGKYRQALEIIMEQLPLPGVLGRICPHECEDACRRCQVEAPVAIRDLKRLAADQFDPRDIKIPCAPKIGKKVAVIGSGPAGLSAGFHLAKKGVDAVIFEALPKPGGMLRVGIPDHRLPPDVLDKDIDVITNLGVLIHCHQRLGHDFTVDSLKAEGFDAVFLALGAHKGLSLDISGENLPGVRQGVDFLRELNLNGETETGTQVGIIGGGNVAIDVARSAVRMGAKNVTIIYRRTRNEMPAWEEEICAAEDEGVAITYLAAPQKVLEKNGRVAGLRVIKMELGEPDVSGRRRPVPVPGSEYDIEIDQLISAIGQQPDISVIEDLADVKITRWNTPEVDPVTLATDRAGVFAGGDVQTGPGVAIGAVAAGMAAAESIFRYLTGKDMAEGRDVPVAEEPVYRPVDPDMPHEARYRMPELPVEKRAGNFDEVELGYDPADGQKEAARCLNCGYCSECMQCVDACLADAVDHFMMPEIHKVQVKAIILAPGFTPFEPQQMITYCYGHSPNVMTSLEFERILSASGPYAGHLVRPSDEKEPKKIAWLQCVGSRDINKGDHAYCSGVCCMYATKQAVIAKEHAGEKLDCAIFYMDMRTHGKEFDKYQMRAEDDAGVRYVRSRIHSVFPEPGDRYRLVYATEAGNLAEEIFDMVVLSIGLAPNREAAALAEKMGIDLNAHGFAATTDLSPVAASRPGIYVCGTFQEPKDIPSSVMEASAAAATAAMTMAEDRWILTRTRELPPETDVAGAVPRIGVFVCNCGINIGGVADVPAVRDYAKTLPYVVHVEDNLFTCSQDTQDHMKQVIIENQINRVVVASCSPRTHEPLFQETIRDAGLNKYLFEMANIRDQNTWVHMNEPDKATAKAKDLVRMAVARAAFVEPLHQVSLPIKKSLLVVGGGVAGMESALTAAAQGVAVLLVEKTDTLGGIARHLNATWQGEPVAAFLADLAEKVLAHPNISVHLNTQVARTTGSMGHFTTTLVQGSGPDHPANVQEFIVEHGAAVIATGGMEYRPHEYLYGDHPDVLTHLDMDAAFRENDARIFKGRSFAFIQCVGSRNEEHPYCSRLCCTHSLKSAIALKKMDPRKRVFVIYRDIRSYGFREDLYREARERGVLFIRYDLERMPELSRAHNGKGGLVLRVFDPVLQMPVTLSPDLVVLASGVVPADNKKLYETFKVPVNSDGFLVEAHAKLRPVDFASDGLFVAGLAHYPKPLEESISQARAAVARAMIILSRDVLMVGGIVASVEKEKCAVCLTCVRTCPYGIPFIHEEGYAQIEASECHGCGACVAECPGKAITLNHFTDRQITAKTHALFEETLETEEAAS; this comes from the coding sequence ATGACCGAAATGGAAAAAGGATCGGTAATGGTGGTGGGCGCCGGTATCGCCGGTATCCAGGCCTCTCTGGATCTGGCCGATTCCGGGCACCTGGTCTACCTGGTGGACAACAACACGGCCATCGGCGGCACCATGGCCCAGCTGGACAAGACCTTTCCCACCAATGACTGCTCCATGTGCATTATCTCCCCCAAGCTGGTGGAGGCGGGGCGGCATTTGAATGTGGAACTGCTGACCTCAAGCGACATCGAGTCCGTGGACGGGGAGGCCGGCAATTTCACGGTGACCCTGACGCAGCATCCCCGGTATATTGACCTGGAAAAATGCACGGCCTGCGGGGAATGCGGCAAGGTGTGCCCGGTGACCCTGCCCAACCGGTTTGACGAAAATCTGGGAGAACGTAAAGCCGCGTTCAAGCTCTATCCCCAGGCCATGCCTTCGGCCTGGGCCATTGAAAAGGCAGACAAGGCACCCTGCCGCCTTACCTGTCCGGCCGGGCTCAATGTTCAGGGGTATGTGCAGATGGTCAAGCAGGGCAAATACAGGCAGGCCCTGGAGATCATCATGGAGCAGCTGCCGCTGCCCGGGGTTTTGGGCCGGATCTGTCCCCATGAATGCGAGGATGCCTGCCGCCGCTGTCAGGTGGAGGCCCCGGTGGCCATCAGAGATCTCAAGCGCCTGGCTGCAGACCAGTTTGATCCCCGGGATATCAAGATTCCCTGTGCGCCGAAGATCGGAAAGAAAGTGGCCGTCATCGGGTCCGGCCCGGCCGGGCTGTCCGCAGGGTTTCATCTGGCGAAAAAAGGGGTGGATGCCGTGATTTTCGAAGCCCTGCCCAAACCCGGGGGGATGCTGCGGGTGGGGATTCCGGACCATCGGCTTCCCCCTGACGTGCTGGACAAAGATATCGATGTGATCACCAACTTAGGCGTGCTGATCCACTGCCACCAGCGCCTGGGGCATGATTTTACCGTGGACAGCCTGAAGGCCGAAGGGTTTGATGCCGTATTCCTGGCCCTGGGCGCCCACAAAGGGCTGTCTCTGGATATTTCCGGTGAAAATCTGCCCGGGGTCCGCCAGGGCGTGGATTTCCTGCGGGAACTCAATTTAAATGGTGAAACGGAAACCGGAACACAGGTGGGGATCATCGGCGGCGGCAATGTGGCCATTGACGTGGCAAGGTCCGCGGTACGTATGGGGGCAAAGAATGTCACCATTATCTACAGAAGAACCCGGAACGAGATGCCGGCCTGGGAAGAGGAGATCTGCGCCGCCGAGGACGAAGGCGTGGCCATCACCTATCTGGCGGCCCCGCAGAAGGTTCTGGAAAAGAACGGCCGGGTGGCGGGCCTGCGGGTGATCAAAATGGAGTTGGGCGAGCCGGACGTATCGGGCCGGCGCCGGCCCGTGCCTGTGCCGGGCAGCGAATACGACATCGAAATAGATCAACTCATCAGTGCCATCGGCCAGCAGCCCGACATTTCCGTGATCGAGGATCTGGCGGATGTAAAAATCACCCGGTGGAACACCCCGGAGGTGGATCCGGTCACCCTGGCCACGGACCGGGCCGGCGTGTTTGCCGGCGGGGATGTGCAGACCGGTCCCGGGGTGGCCATCGGCGCGGTGGCTGCCGGTATGGCGGCGGCGGAATCGATCTTCCGGTATCTCACCGGCAAAGACATGGCCGAAGGCCGGGATGTGCCGGTGGCGGAAGAGCCGGTCTACCGGCCGGTGGATCCGGACATGCCCCATGAAGCCCGATACCGGATGCCGGAACTCCCTGTCGAAAAAAGGGCCGGCAATTTTGATGAGGTGGAACTGGGGTATGATCCGGCTGACGGGCAGAAAGAAGCCGCCAGGTGCCTGAACTGCGGGTACTGCTCTGAGTGCATGCAGTGCGTGGATGCCTGCCTGGCCGATGCCGTGGACCATTTCATGATGCCCGAAATCCATAAAGTGCAGGTCAAGGCCATCATCCTGGCCCCGGGATTCACCCCGTTTGAACCCCAACAGATGATTACCTACTGCTACGGCCACAGCCCCAATGTCATGACCTCCCTTGAATTTGAGCGGATTCTGTCCGCGTCCGGCCCGTATGCCGGCCACCTGGTGCGGCCGTCCGATGAAAAAGAACCCAAAAAGATCGCCTGGCTTCAGTGCGTGGGGTCCCGGGACATCAACAAGGGGGACCATGCCTACTGTTCCGGGGTGTGCTGCATGTATGCCACCAAACAGGCGGTGATCGCCAAGGAGCATGCCGGAGAAAAACTGGACTGCGCCATTTTCTATATGGATATGCGCACCCATGGCAAGGAGTTTGACAAATATCAGATGCGGGCAGAAGACGATGCCGGGGTGCGGTATGTCAGGTCCCGCATTCACTCGGTGTTCCCGGAACCCGGGGACCGGTACCGGCTGGTGTATGCCACCGAGGCCGGAAACCTGGCTGAAGAGATATTCGACATGGTGGTGCTGTCCATCGGACTGGCCCCCAACCGGGAGGCCGCGGCCCTGGCGGAAAAAATGGGCATCGACCTCAATGCCCACGGATTTGCCGCCACCACGGATCTGTCCCCTGTGGCGGCATCCCGGCCCGGCATCTATGTGTGCGGCACCTTTCAGGAGCCCAAGGACATCCCTTCTTCTGTCATGGAAGCCTCAGCTGCCGCCGCCACCGCCGCCATGACCATGGCCGAAGACCGGTGGATCCTCACCCGGACCCGGGAACTGCCGCCGGAAACCGATGTGGCCGGGGCTGTTCCCCGGATCGGGGTGTTTGTCTGCAACTGCGGGATCAACATCGGCGGGGTGGCGGATGTGCCCGCGGTCCGGGATTACGCAAAAACCCTGCCCTATGTGGTGCATGTGGAGGACAATTTGTTCACCTGTTCCCAGGATACCCAGGACCACATGAAGCAGGTGATCATTGAAAATCAGATCAACCGGGTGGTGGTGGCATCCTGTTCTCCCAGAACCCACGAGCCGTTGTTCCAGGAGACCATCCGGGATGCCGGGCTCAACAAGTATCTGTTTGAAATGGCCAATATCCGGGACCAGAACACCTGGGTCCACATGAACGAACCGGACAAAGCCACGGCAAAAGCCAAGGACCTGGTGCGCATGGCCGTGGCCAGGGCCGCGTTTGTGGAACCGTTGCACCAGGTGAGCCTGCCCATTAAAAAATCGCTGCTGGTGGTGGGGGGCGGGGTGGCCGGCATGGAATCGGCTCTGACCGCAGCAGCCCAGGGTGTGGCGGTTCTTCTGGTGGAAAAGACCGATACCTTAGGGGGAATCGCCCGGCATCTGAACGCCACCTGGCAGGGTGAGCCTGTGGCCGCCTTTCTGGCGGATCTGGCTGAAAAAGTGCTGGCCCACCCGAACATCTCGGTTCATCTGAATACCCAGGTGGCCCGGACCACCGGATCCATGGGGCATTTCACCACCACCCTGGTGCAAGGCAGCGGTCCGGACCATCCGGCGAACGTGCAGGAATTCATCGTTGAACACGGGGCTGCGGTCATCGCCACCGGCGGCATGGAATACCGCCCCCATGAATACTTGTACGGCGATCACCCGGACGTGCTCACCCACCTGGACATGGATGCGGCGTTCCGGGAGAACGATGCCCGGATTTTCAAGGGCCGGTCTTTTGCGTTCATCCAGTGCGTGGGCTCCAGAAACGAGGAACACCCCTACTGTTCAAGGTTGTGCTGCACCCACAGCCTCAAGTCCGCCATCGCCCTCAAGAAGATGGATCCCCGCAAACGGGTGTTCGTGATCTACCGGGATATCCGATCATATGGATTCCGGGAGGACCTGTACCGGGAAGCCCGGGAACGGGGGGTGTTGTTCATCCGGTACGACCTGGAACGCATGCCTGAGTTGAGCCGGGCCCACAACGGCAAAGGGGGGCTGGTGCTGAGGGTCTTTGATCCGGTGCTCCAGATGCCCGTGACCCTTTCCCCGGACCTGGTGGTCCTGGCCTCGGGCGTGGTGCCGGCGGACAACAAAAAACTGTATGAAACCTTTAAGGTCCCGGTGAACAGCGACGGGTTCCTGGTGGAGGCCCATGCCAAACTGCGGCCCGTGGATTTTGCATCGGACGGCCTGTTTGTGGCGGGGTTGGCCCACTATCCCAAGCCCCTGGAGGAGAGCATCTCCCAGGCAAGAGCCGCCGTGGCCCGGGCCATGATTATCCTTTCCCGGGATGTCCTCATGGTGGGCGGCATCGTGGCCTCGGTGGAAAAGGAAAAGTGCGCCGTGTGTCTGACCTGTGTGCGCACCTGTCCCTATGGGATCCCCTTTATCCATGAAGAGGGATATGCGCAGATCGAGGCATCGGAATGTCATGGATGCGGGGCCTGTGTGGCGGAATGCCCGGGCAAGGCCATCACCTTGAACCATTTCACAGACCGGCAGATCACTGCCAAGACCCATGCCCTGTTTGAAGAAACCCTGGAGACCGAGGAGGCGGCATCATGA
- a CDS encoding methylenetetrahydrofolate reductase C-terminal domain-containing protein → MIVADRKSLEEILGMVADRDKILILGCKGCVTVCNVGGLKEAEILASTVKIARKKEGRPVKVEHRALERQCDNEYVAQLADSVADYDAVVSMACGVGPQFLSEMYPDQVFFPAVNTTFFGGAVQHGVWEERCAGCGACAIHLFGGLCPIARCAKSLLHGPCGGSSNGICEVHKDTACIWDAIVKKKLETGRLEDLVAIKPFKDWRTARDGGPRRSIREELVKGTI, encoded by the coding sequence ATGATAGTTGCAGATCGCAAGTCTCTGGAAGAGATACTGGGGATGGTGGCGGACAGGGATAAAATTCTTATCCTCGGATGCAAGGGATGTGTGACCGTGTGTAATGTGGGCGGGCTCAAGGAGGCGGAAATTCTGGCTTCAACGGTGAAGATCGCCCGAAAGAAAGAAGGACGGCCGGTCAAGGTGGAACACCGGGCCCTGGAACGCCAGTGTGACAACGAATATGTGGCCCAGCTGGCCGATAGTGTGGCAGATTATGATGCGGTGGTGTCCATGGCCTGCGGCGTGGGACCCCAGTTTCTGTCGGAAATGTATCCGGACCAGGTGTTTTTTCCGGCGGTGAACACCACGTTTTTCGGTGGCGCGGTTCAGCACGGGGTGTGGGAGGAGCGCTGCGCCGGGTGCGGGGCCTGTGCCATCCATCTGTTCGGCGGGCTGTGCCCCATTGCCCGGTGTGCCAAAAGCCTGTTACACGGCCCCTGCGGCGGGTCTTCCAACGGCATCTGCGAGGTGCACAAGGACACGGCGTGCATCTGGGATGCCATTGTAAAAAAGAAACTGGAAACCGGCCGCCTGGAAGATCTGGTGGCGATCAAGCCCTTCAAGGACTGGCGCACGGCCCGGGACGGCGGTCCCCGGCGCAGTATCAGAGAAGAACTGGTCAAGGGAACCATATAA
- a CDS encoding hydrogenase iron-sulfur subunit yields the protein MIAFCCQYUAYAAGDLAGSMRLSYPANIKIIQVPCTGRVDIVHLLSALADGADGVYVAGCLEGECHYLEGNYKARRKVAYVKKVLTELGIEPERVAMYNLSSAQGARFAEIANEMVEQIRDLGPTPVR from the coding sequence ATCATTGCGTTCTGCTGTCAGTACTGAGCGTACGCCGCAGGGGACCTGGCAGGTTCCATGAGGCTGTCCTACCCGGCCAACATCAAGATCATCCAGGTGCCGTGCACCGGCCGGGTGGACATCGTTCACCTGCTGTCCGCCCTGGCGGACGGGGCGGACGGGGTGTATGTGGCCGGATGCCTGGAAGGGGAGTGCCACTACCTGGAAGGCAATTACAAGGCAAGGCGCAAGGTGGCATACGTGAAAAAAGTGCTCACCGAACTGGGCATCGAACCGGAGCGGGTGGCCATGTACAACCTGTCTTCGGCCCAGGGCGCCCGGTTCGCTGAGATTGCCAACGAGATGGTGGAGCAGATCAGAGACCTGGGCCCCACCCCGGTCCGATAA
- a CDS encoding response regulator, protein MEDTLTVFTASKYCNVSSKTIINWVEAGHIKAYRTVGGHRRIKKSDLEIFMRDQGIPIPEEKDDSARKKILVVDDDMIIVESIVQALEEDEFDYEVISASDGFEAGLQVNHFKPDLMILDIMMPDIKGYEVCKKIKDNEETRHTKIIVLSAYLDDEKFARMKKNGADVCFSKPLPLHQLKEEVAKLLGLK, encoded by the coding sequence ATGGAAGACACATTGACTGTATTCACGGCCAGCAAGTACTGCAATGTTTCGTCTAAAACCATTATCAACTGGGTGGAGGCCGGCCATATCAAGGCGTACCGGACGGTCGGGGGGCATCGGCGGATTAAGAAATCCGACCTGGAAATCTTTATGCGCGATCAGGGAATTCCCATCCCGGAGGAAAAAGATGACAGTGCCCGCAAGAAAATCCTGGTGGTGGATGACGACATGATCATTGTGGAATCCATTGTCCAGGCCCTGGAGGAGGACGAGTTCGACTATGAGGTGATCTCAGCGTCCGACGGGTTTGAGGCAGGACTTCAGGTCAACCATTTCAAGCCGGATTTGATGATCCTGGATATCATGATGCCTGATATCAAAGGATATGAGGTCTGCAAGAAAATTAAGGACAACGAGGAGACAAGACATACGAAAATCATTGTGCTGTCTGCGTATCTGGACGACGAGAAATTCGCCCGGATGAAGAAAAATGGTGCGGATGTCTGTTTTTCCAAGCCCTTGCCTTTGCACCAGCTCAAAGAAGAAGTCGCAAAACTGCTTGGACTTAAATAA
- a CDS encoding methylenetetrahydrofolate reductase, producing the protein MTATQSGSNLEKVLTAGHFAFTGECGPPKGANVAHLRKKFKYLKGNVDCVNMTDNQTAVVRMSSLAGSALMKAEGLEPNFQMVCRDRNRLAMMSDILGAYALGVRNMLCLSGDHQSFGNHPEAKNVHDIDSMQLIALVKKMRDEEKFLNGEDIDVAPKMFIGAACNPFADPYEFRVHRLATKIAAGADFIQTQCIFNMDKFRDFMKQVVDKGLHERCYILAGVTPMKNAGMANFMSKYVPGMDIPASLIKRLKGVDKRDQAEEGIRFALEQIEAFKEMQGVAGVHLMAIEWEHKVPEIAERAGVLPRP; encoded by the coding sequence ATGACAGCAACCCAATCAGGCAGCAATCTTGAAAAAGTCCTGACAGCCGGTCATTTTGCCTTTACCGGAGAATGCGGTCCCCCCAAAGGCGCCAATGTGGCACACTTGCGGAAAAAGTTTAAATACCTTAAGGGCAACGTGGACTGCGTCAACATGACCGACAACCAGACCGCAGTGGTGCGGATGTCTTCTCTGGCCGGATCCGCGTTGATGAAGGCCGAGGGACTGGAGCCCAATTTTCAGATGGTGTGCAGAGACAGAAACCGCCTGGCCATGATGTCCGATATTCTGGGGGCCTATGCACTGGGGGTAAGGAATATGCTGTGCCTGTCCGGGGATCACCAGAGTTTCGGCAACCACCCGGAAGCCAAGAACGTGCACGACATCGATTCCATGCAGCTCATCGCTCTGGTGAAAAAGATGCGGGACGAGGAGAAATTTTTGAACGGCGAGGACATTGATGTGGCGCCTAAGATGTTCATCGGTGCGGCCTGCAACCCGTTTGCCGATCCCTATGAGTTCCGGGTTCACCGCCTGGCCACCAAGATCGCAGCAGGCGCGGATTTCATCCAGACCCAGTGCATTTTCAACATGGACAAATTCCGGGACTTCATGAAACAGGTGGTGGACAAAGGACTCCATGAACGCTGCTACATCCTGGCCGGGGTCACGCCCATGAAAAATGCGGGCATGGCCAACTTCATGTCCAAGTATGTGCCGGGTATGGACATTCCGGCATCGCTTATCAAGCGCCTCAAGGGCGTGGACAAGCGGGATCAGGCCGAAGAGGGCATCCGATTCGCCCTTGAACAGATCGAAGCGTTCAAGGAAATGCAAGGCGTGGCCGGGGTTCACCTCATGGCCATTGAATGGGAGCATAAAGTTCCGGAAATCGCCGAACGGGCCGGC